One Rhodothermaceae bacterium genomic window carries:
- a CDS encoding DUF1501 domain-containing protein, producing MNPLLAYERTITRRTFLGQSARGIGRMGLAALLFPDLIKRPPGPHFAPKARRIIYLFQSGGPSHVDLFDYKPLQRDLHATELPNSVRGNQRVTGMTVNQASFPVVAPNWPMRRCGKHGTWISDLLPHTQTIADDICIVKSMVTEAINHDPAITFINTGSQQIGHASLGAWLSYGLGSENENLPSYVVLLSQGSGKNPGQPIFARLWGSGYLPSEHQGVMLRPGINPVLYLKDPPGITRGQRRRMLDDLAAMNRKKAEDVGNPETLARISAYEMAYRMQTAVPDLTDFSDETEEVFDLYGAQARRAGSYAANCLLARRMIERGVRFVQLFHRGWDQHIALQKQLPAQCLDVDQASAALVKDLKRRGLLEETLVVWGGEFGRTIYSQGELGHPSSGRDHHGRCFSMWMAGGGIRPGFEYGLTDDYSYNVLENPVHIRDLNATLLHQLGIDHNRLTVKFRGLDQKLTGVEEAHVVRDILL from the coding sequence ATGAATCCGTTACTCGCCTATGAGCGCACCATTACGCGTCGCACGTTTCTTGGGCAGTCTGCCCGCGGTATTGGTCGTATGGGCCTTGCCGCACTTCTTTTTCCAGATCTGATCAAGCGTCCACCAGGACCGCATTTTGCCCCAAAGGCGCGCCGCATTATTTATCTGTTCCAGTCTGGTGGACCGTCTCATGTGGACCTATTTGATTACAAGCCGCTGCAACGCGATCTGCATGCTACGGAGCTACCTAACTCCGTCCGTGGGAACCAGCGGGTCACCGGTATGACCGTCAATCAGGCTTCCTTTCCGGTTGTTGCGCCGAACTGGCCCATGCGGCGATGCGGCAAACACGGAACATGGATCAGTGACCTCTTGCCGCATACGCAAACGATTGCTGATGACATTTGCATCGTTAAGTCGATGGTCACTGAGGCCATAAATCATGATCCGGCAATCACCTTCATCAACACCGGGTCCCAGCAAATCGGCCATGCCAGTCTCGGAGCTTGGCTCAGTTACGGACTTGGCAGCGAAAACGAGAATCTGCCTTCGTACGTCGTGCTTCTTTCACAGGGCTCAGGAAAAAATCCAGGGCAGCCGATTTTTGCGCGACTTTGGGGTAGTGGATACTTACCCAGCGAGCATCAGGGTGTAATGCTTAGGCCGGGAATTAATCCGGTGCTGTATCTGAAGGATCCGCCCGGCATTACACGAGGGCAACGCCGAAGAATGTTGGACGACTTGGCGGCCATGAACCGAAAGAAAGCTGAAGATGTCGGGAATCCGGAAACATTGGCACGGATTTCGGCCTACGAGATGGCCTACCGCATGCAAACGGCTGTCCCCGACCTAACGGATTTTTCGGACGAGACTGAAGAGGTGTTTGATCTCTACGGGGCGCAAGCGAGGCGTGCAGGCAGTTATGCAGCCAATTGTCTATTGGCACGGCGGATGATAGAACGTGGGGTGCGATTTGTACAACTGTTTCATCGTGGGTGGGACCAGCACATTGCGCTACAGAAGCAGTTGCCGGCGCAGTGTCTTGATGTGGATCAGGCCTCTGCTGCACTGGTCAAGGATTTGAAGCGGCGCGGACTGCTGGAAGAGACCCTTGTGGTCTGGGGCGGAGAGTTCGGGCGTACGATTTACAGTCAGGGCGAGCTCGGCCATCCCAGTAGCGGGCGCGACCACCATGGACGCTGCTTTTCGATGTGGATGGCTGGTGGCGGCATTCGTCCGGGGTTTGAGTACGGGCTCACCGACGACTATTCTTACAACGTACTTGAGAATCCTGTGCACATTCGAGATCTCAACGCTACTCTGTTACACCAGTTGGGTATTGATCACAACCGCCTTACGGTGAAGTTTCGGGGACTGGATCAGAAGCTCACGGGTGTGGAAGAGGCACATGTGGTACGTGATATATTGCTTTGA
- a CDS encoding proline dehydrogenase — MIRLPFALARGFVAAETLVDTIPVVRQLRNKGLFTTVDLLGEHIVRRDLALKSRDAYIRLLRALASEPSLDRNISIKLSMIGQVIDEDFCLENLRTLLEEAKLMNGFVRLDMEGSSVLNSTLRIFESVFPDYRAHVGIVLQAYLKRTVKDVDHMCDLGARVRLCKGAYREPATIAYQRMSQIRTQYITCMHKLLQHGHYPAIATHDDVLIEATKSYARAKDIDPSRFEFQMLYGLRQKTQEDTVRKGYNMRIYVPYGRMWLPYYTRRLRERPENITFLLRTIFRS, encoded by the coding sequence ATGATTCGACTACCTTTTGCTCTTGCCCGCGGGTTTGTAGCAGCCGAAACCCTTGTTGACACGATTCCTGTGGTGAGGCAGCTGCGCAATAAAGGGCTGTTTACGACGGTGGATCTACTTGGAGAGCATATAGTCCGTAGAGATCTCGCTTTGAAAAGCCGGGATGCCTACATACGGCTGCTACGGGCACTTGCTTCTGAGCCTAGTCTGGATCGCAATATCTCCATCAAACTCTCTATGATCGGACAGGTCATTGACGAAGACTTCTGCCTTGAAAACCTTCGTACACTCCTGGAGGAGGCAAAGCTTATGAATGGGTTTGTTCGGTTAGATATGGAAGGTAGCTCCGTCCTTAACTCAACACTCCGCATTTTTGAATCCGTCTTTCCTGACTATCGCGCGCATGTAGGGATTGTGCTGCAGGCATATCTGAAGCGTACCGTAAAGGATGTGGACCATATGTGCGACTTGGGGGCACGCGTCCGCCTCTGTAAGGGTGCCTACCGGGAGCCGGCGACGATTGCGTACCAGCGCATGTCGCAAATCCGTACTCAATACATCACTTGCATGCATAAACTGCTTCAGCACGGACATTATCCCGCAATTGCCACCCACGATGATGTGTTGATTGAAGCGACCAAGTCCTATGCGCGGGCGAAAGATATTGATCCGTCCCGGTTTGAATTTCAAATGTTGTATGGCCTGCGCCAGAAGACGCAGGAGGACACAGTGCGTAAAGGATACAACATGCGGATCTATGTGCCTTACGGGCGTATGTGGCTCCCCTACTATACGCGCCGACTCCGGGAGCGCCCCGAAAACATCACGTTTCTATTACGCACTATTTTCCGGTCTTGA
- the trxB gene encoding thioredoxin-disulfide reductase codes for MSSTPITPEISFKSAEHQRVVIIGSGPAGYTAALYAARANLAPIVYEGLEPGGQLTTTTDVENYPGYVDGVLGPVMMEEFKAQAVRFGAEVRYGSVTQVDLSERPFKIVIDDETGLLSDTVIIATGASARYLGLDNEKRLLGRGVSACATCDGAFFRGVDLAIVGGGDTAMEEALFLTRFASKIWLVHRRDQLRASKIMQQRVKDHPKIKIIWDTIVTDVLGTDEVTGVRLKNVKDQVERELPVSGFFVAIGHTPNTALFTSWLDMDDQGYIKTLPGSTRTNISGVFACGDAQDHVYRQAVTAAGTGCMAAIDAERYLASGSEKSA; via the coding sequence ATGTCGTCCACACCCATCACACCGGAGATTTCGTTTAAAAGTGCAGAGCACCAGCGGGTCGTGATTATCGGTTCCGGTCCGGCAGGTTATACGGCGGCACTCTATGCGGCCCGGGCAAACCTTGCCCCAATCGTCTATGAAGGGCTTGAACCCGGCGGACAGCTTACGACAACGACAGACGTTGAAAATTATCCTGGTTATGTGGATGGAGTTCTCGGGCCCGTCATGATGGAGGAGTTCAAGGCGCAAGCGGTGCGTTTTGGGGCGGAAGTGCGATACGGCTCCGTTACGCAGGTAGACCTGTCCGAACGCCCGTTCAAAATCGTGATTGATGATGAAACAGGCCTTTTGTCAGACACGGTAATCATTGCAACCGGCGCTTCGGCCCGCTACCTGGGACTAGACAACGAAAAACGTCTTTTGGGGCGCGGCGTATCTGCGTGTGCAACCTGTGATGGGGCGTTTTTCCGTGGTGTAGATTTGGCCATTGTGGGAGGCGGAGACACGGCGATGGAAGAAGCGCTATTCCTGACACGGTTTGCATCAAAAATTTGGTTGGTTCATCGCCGTGATCAGTTGCGCGCTTCAAAAATCATGCAGCAGCGCGTGAAGGATCATCCCAAAATTAAGATCATCTGGGACACAATCGTCACGGATGTCCTGGGCACAGATGAGGTCACAGGAGTTCGGCTCAAGAATGTGAAGGACCAAGTTGAAAGAGAATTACCGGTCAGCGGATTCTTTGTAGCGATCGGACACACACCGAACACGGCGCTCTTCACATCCTGGTTGGATATGGATGATCAGGGTTATATCAAAACACTGCCAGGATCAACCCGGACCAATATTTCGGGGGTGTTTGCGTGTGGGGACGCGCAGGATCATGTCTATCGGCAAGCGGTCACGGCAGCGGGGACCGGCTGCATGGCAGCCATAGATGCTGAGCGCTATTTGGCGTCAGGATCGGAAAAGAGTGCGTAA
- a CDS encoding DUF1553 domain-containing protein yields the protein MALWSHRTLGPLLMTLVTAGCLPDTSPVVDYNYDVQPILADNCYACHGPDPESREAELSLHTEAGLYASLRDDTTRNVIVPGNPDASEFVRRITEKRPQERMPPPETQHALTDSEIQTLTRWIAQGAQWKPHWSLIPQSLPDLPRVRQRKWTRNEIDHFILARLERDRLEPTEEADRRTLIRRLYLDLTGLPPSVEDVRAFVADNRPDAYEYLVDRILASPHFGERMAVHWLDLARYADTNGYSIDGGRHMWLWRDWVIHAFNTNKPFDEFVIEQLAGDLLPEATDVQHMATGFHRNHMITHEGGTIPEENLVNYVADRVKTTGEVFLGLTFACAQCHDHKYDPITQRDYYRLFAFFNSVPERGLDGDGGINAVPQLETLSPLATEVEIEEVKADLAMLRAETDRVDPVQGVWEDRERSLLSMRGQNLKVHPLQATKVTTPNSGYTGEVQPDGSVRIDEPAYFAAYNVSLTVPEDLDAEITGLRVVFYPDNVSGTLGHGNGDLPESFVVTSVHVRAGALPTDQVDFHSTHGLARVSASHIHPDYAPENVLDDRRHNGWSPHPVRRSPVHLTLTFDVPLDSKEVPHFTVMLNFGSGNWQVARHFRVLAMEGIDDGTTLPAQVQHALVNGDGNSGLLRQAFYERAEEAAPLRHAIANLEERLRVLTEPHPTMVMAVTDVPRPTRILYRGQYDQPTDSVSPGVPSWLPPLQEDATRLDLAEWLMHPSHPLTARVTVNRFWQMVFGRGLVPTAADFGARGSLPTHPSLLDWLAITFVESGFDTKALLKTMVMSATYRQSSRATPDLLTRDPQNALLARGPRFRLQAEFIRDQALAVSGLLVHRLGGPSVHPYQPTGLWKEVSHYGSTPATAQTFIQNHGEKLYRRSLYTYWKRTAPPPSMMAFDAPTREVCTVQRENTNTPLQALVLLNDPQFVEASRAFATRILSTVPEAERIVYAFEAVTSHEPDREDRHRLETRLAEEMRVFEADSVRARAILSVGASPTALSTDLATHAAWTVVASVLLNLSETITRN from the coding sequence ATGGCGCTTTGGAGCCATAGGACGTTGGGCCCGCTGCTTATGACACTTGTCACCGCGGGCTGTTTGCCGGATACAAGTCCGGTGGTGGACTATAATTATGATGTTCAGCCCATTCTCGCGGACAATTGCTATGCCTGTCACGGTCCAGATCCAGAAAGCCGTGAAGCCGAATTGAGTCTCCACACGGAGGCCGGATTGTATGCATCGTTGCGTGACGATACAACACGGAATGTCATCGTGCCGGGCAACCCGGACGCCAGCGAGTTCGTGCGCCGCATTACCGAAAAGCGCCCCCAGGAACGCATGCCGCCGCCCGAGACCCAGCACGCTCTCACTGATTCTGAAATTCAAACACTTACCCGTTGGATCGCCCAAGGTGCGCAGTGGAAGCCCCACTGGTCACTCATCCCCCAATCGCTGCCGGATTTGCCCAGAGTACGCCAGAGAAAGTGGACGCGAAATGAAATTGACCACTTTATCTTGGCGCGGTTGGAACGAGATAGACTTGAACCTACTGAAGAAGCGGATCGACGCACTTTGATACGTCGGCTGTATCTGGATCTCACTGGATTGCCGCCGTCGGTAGAGGATGTGCGCGCGTTTGTGGCGGATAACCGGCCAGATGCATATGAGTACTTGGTAGATCGAATCCTGGCGTCACCACACTTTGGCGAACGTATGGCTGTGCACTGGTTGGATTTGGCACGTTACGCAGATACGAACGGCTATTCGATCGACGGTGGCCGACATATGTGGCTCTGGCGAGACTGGGTCATTCATGCCTTCAATACCAATAAGCCGTTTGACGAATTCGTGATCGAACAACTTGCCGGCGACTTGTTGCCGGAAGCTACCGATGTGCAACACATGGCCACGGGGTTTCATCGGAATCACATGATCACGCACGAGGGCGGAACGATCCCGGAAGAAAACCTGGTCAACTATGTGGCTGATCGCGTCAAGACAACGGGCGAGGTATTTCTCGGGCTCACGTTTGCGTGCGCACAGTGTCACGATCACAAATATGATCCAATCACCCAACGTGATTACTATCGCCTTTTTGCCTTCTTCAACAGTGTTCCCGAACGTGGACTAGACGGAGACGGCGGCATAAACGCTGTACCACAACTGGAAACCTTGAGTCCTCTCGCTACAGAAGTTGAAATCGAAGAAGTAAAGGCCGACCTGGCAATGCTGCGTGCCGAAACCGACCGTGTCGATCCAGTCCAGGGCGTTTGGGAAGATCGCGAGCGATCCTTGCTTAGTATGCGTGGCCAGAACCTGAAGGTGCATCCGCTCCAAGCCACTAAAGTCACGACGCCCAACTCGGGGTATACGGGTGAAGTGCAGCCCGACGGCTCGGTGCGTATTGACGAGCCCGCATACTTTGCCGCCTACAATGTATCGCTTACCGTACCCGAAGACCTGGATGCCGAAATCACCGGGTTGCGTGTGGTGTTTTACCCGGATAATGTTTCTGGCACACTGGGACACGGCAATGGCGACCTGCCCGAGTCCTTCGTAGTAACGAGCGTTCATGTGCGTGCTGGTGCACTACCGACTGACCAAGTGGATTTTCACAGTACACATGGATTGGCTCGTGTGTCAGCATCACATATCCATCCAGATTATGCCCCCGAAAACGTGCTCGACGACCGGAGACACAATGGCTGGTCACCCCATCCGGTGCGAAGGTCACCAGTTCATCTAACGCTCACCTTTGATGTGCCGCTTGATTCGAAGGAAGTGCCGCACTTTACGGTGATGCTGAACTTTGGCTCCGGAAATTGGCAGGTAGCGAGGCATTTTCGTGTGCTGGCAATGGAAGGTATCGATGACGGCACGACATTGCCTGCACAAGTGCAGCATGCGCTAGTAAATGGCGACGGGAATTCGGGGTTATTGCGTCAGGCATTCTACGAGCGAGCAGAAGAGGCTGCGCCACTACGCCACGCCATTGCCAATCTCGAAGAGCGGTTGCGCGTGCTCACGGAGCCACATCCCACGATGGTCATGGCGGTGACTGATGTCCCGCGGCCGACGCGTATCCTGTACCGTGGCCAATATGACCAGCCTACCGATTCTGTTTCGCCGGGTGTGCCATCTTGGCTGCCGCCTCTGCAGGAAGATGCTACTCGGTTGGATTTGGCTGAGTGGCTGATGCATCCATCTCACCCGCTAACGGCCCGTGTTACTGTCAATAGATTCTGGCAAATGGTATTTGGACGTGGCCTCGTACCTACAGCAGCAGACTTTGGTGCGCGTGGCTCCTTGCCGACGCACCCCTCGCTGCTGGATTGGTTGGCCATCACGTTTGTGGAATCCGGATTCGATACAAAGGCGCTCCTCAAGACCATGGTCATGAGCGCTACGTACCGGCAATCGAGCCGTGCCACGCCGGATCTGTTGACGCGAGACCCACAGAACGCCCTTTTGGCCCGAGGCCCGCGTTTCCGGCTGCAAGCCGAGTTTATTCGTGATCAAGCACTGGCCGTAAGCGGGTTGCTGGTACACCGACTGGGTGGCCCCAGTGTTCATCCCTACCAGCCCACCGGACTTTGGAAGGAAGTCAGCCACTATGGGAGCACGCCCGCTACGGCCCAGACGTTTATCCAGAATCATGGTGAAAAACTCTACCGCCGCAGCCTGTACACCTACTGGAAACGGACGGCGCCCCCGCCCAGCATGATGGCATTTGATGCGCCAACGCGAGAGGTATGTACGGTGCAGCGCGAAAATACGAACACACCTCTGCAGGCGCTCGTATTGCTGAATGATCCGCAATTTGTAGAGGCCAGTCGAGCTTTTGCAACTCGAATCCTCAGCACTGTACCGGAAGCGGAGCGAATTGTGTATGCCTTCGAGGCGGTGACGAGCCACGAGCCTGATAGGGAAGACCGGCATCGCTTGGAAACTCGTCTGGCGGAAGAGATGCGAGTATTTGAGGCTGATTCTGTCCGCGCTCGTGCTATCTTGAGCGTTGGCGCGTCGCCGACAGCATTATCGACGGATTTGGCCACTCATGCGGCTTGGACAGTAGTGGCGAGTGTGCTTTTAAATCTCAGCGAAACCATCACCCGCAACTGA
- the trxA gene encoding thioredoxin → MATIELTDANFQTEVLDSDVPVLVDFWAAWCGPCRAIAPIVAELATDYAGKAKVGKVDVDTNPQTAMNYNVRSIPTLLFFVGGEVRDQMIGSASKREFQKKLDALIGQPA, encoded by the coding sequence ATGGCTACTATCGAGCTGACTGATGCCAATTTTCAGACGGAGGTTTTGGATTCTGACGTTCCCGTCCTGGTTGACTTTTGGGCTGCATGGTGCGGACCATGTCGCGCAATTGCTCCGATCGTAGCAGAATTGGCTACAGACTATGCCGGCAAAGCGAAAGTGGGGAAAGTAGATGTGGATACAAACCCGCAGACGGCAATGAATTACAATGTACGCTCTATTCCCACGTTGCTCTTTTTTGTCGGAGGGGAAGTGCGAGATCAGATGATCGGCTCGGCGAGCAAGCGGGAGTTCCAGAAGAAGCTGGATGCACTGATTGGACAGCCTGCGTAA
- a CDS encoding bifunctional folylpolyglutamate synthase/dihydrofolate synthase, translating into MISADYAVRLLNLPRYSELGNAAMKPGLRGVSILLDAMGNPERDFASVHVAGTNGKGSVASMITAIGQVAGYRIGLYTSPHLLHLSERIRLNGSPVPADWMQDALDRYGSLFDRLQPSFFEAMTALGFLFFAKSSVDFAIVETGLGGRLDATNILCPKLSVITQIDLDHTQTLGSTLASITREKAGIIKKKTPVIAATGRDATQKIIQDVARSQHAPWIEAGQVVGNCLQTPAGVYELSSQDLRTRPHHAQNALLAARSAEQLFPETRQEPDLIQEGLSRVRELTGLRARLEVLRQAPLTVLDVAHNPAAIAAALNYMPSTGTVHLLLALMKDKDLSGIMQVLNAHLSLKVYACDLALRRALPAARLATTLRAHAISLAGTGSISAMWHLAQEQASNQDSILVCGSHMLAEAFLRLICE; encoded by the coding sequence ATGATATCGGCGGATTATGCAGTGCGGCTGCTGAATCTTCCGCGCTACTCCGAGCTAGGCAATGCAGCGATGAAACCCGGCTTGCGGGGAGTTTCCATTCTCCTGGATGCGATGGGAAATCCGGAGCGCGACTTTGCCAGTGTGCATGTTGCCGGCACAAACGGAAAGGGCTCCGTGGCGAGCATGATTACAGCGATCGGGCAAGTTGCTGGATACCGCATTGGACTCTATACGTCCCCTCACTTGCTGCACCTGTCTGAGCGGATCCGACTCAATGGATCCCCTGTACCTGCGGACTGGATGCAGGATGCGCTGGATCGTTACGGCTCTCTGTTTGACCGCCTGCAACCAAGCTTTTTTGAGGCAATGACTGCCCTTGGTTTTCTTTTCTTCGCAAAATCCTCGGTGGATTTTGCCATCGTTGAAACCGGGCTCGGAGGCCGACTTGACGCAACCAACATCCTGTGTCCAAAACTCTCGGTGATCACCCAAATTGACCTAGATCACACCCAAACACTGGGAAGCACACTTGCATCCATCACACGCGAAAAAGCGGGAATCATTAAGAAAAAAACTCCTGTCATCGCAGCAACGGGGCGCGATGCGACCCAGAAAATCATACAGGACGTTGCCCGCAGTCAACACGCACCCTGGATTGAAGCAGGACAGGTGGTTGGCAATTGCCTTCAGACGCCCGCAGGTGTATATGAGCTGTCCTCACAGGACCTTCGAACCAGACCACACCACGCTCAAAACGCTCTTTTGGCCGCGCGAAGTGCCGAACAGCTTTTCCCGGAAACGAGACAGGAACCGGATTTGATTCAGGAAGGGCTCTCCCGGGTCCGTGAATTGACCGGGCTGCGGGCACGCCTTGAAGTCCTCCGGCAAGCCCCATTGACAGTTTTGGACGTAGCTCACAATCCTGCAGCAATTGCGGCAGCCCTCAACTATATGCCCTCTACTGGAACCGTGCATCTTTTGCTTGCGCTGATGAAGGACAAAGACCTTTCCGGTATCATGCAGGTGCTGAATGCGCATCTATCGCTCAAAGTATATGCGTGTGACCTTGCGCTTCGGCGTGCCCTCCCTGCTGCACGCCTAGCCACAACACTTCGTGCACATGCAATTTCCCTCGCCGGCACGGGGTCCATTTCTGCGATGTGGCATCTTGCACAGGAACAGGCTTCCAATCAAGACTCCATTCTCGTTTGCGGTTCACACATGCTCGCGGAGGCGTTCCTACGGTTAATTTGTGAATAA
- a CDS encoding HAD hydrolase-like protein, which produces MPASPLIPVVLFDMDGVLVDVSGSYLRVIEETVYHFTGREIRPKTIQRYKDRGGFNDDWTLTHTIIGDYGMEVPYVRVVDEFQRRYRGEDWDGFITEERPLIQTRTLQQLKQGGHVLGIVTGRPRDEARWALDRFGWQEYFSLLVPRENQDNRGKPDPYPLLYAMAILQGAGLPIQADLTVYIGDSVDDMAAAGAAGMLAIGFVPPYLDSDAHTLLLHEHGADLVTTDLESLPGKINSPNDWTSVES; this is translated from the coding sequence ATGCCGGCTTCTCCACTAATTCCTGTCGTCCTGTTTGATATGGATGGTGTGCTAGTCGATGTGTCTGGCTCCTATCTACGTGTCATTGAAGAAACCGTCTACCATTTCACGGGGCGTGAGATAAGGCCAAAAACAATCCAGCGCTATAAAGACCGTGGAGGCTTCAATGACGACTGGACGCTCACGCACACGATTATTGGGGACTACGGGATGGAAGTGCCGTATGTGCGTGTCGTGGACGAATTTCAGCGCCGCTACCGAGGGGAGGACTGGGATGGATTTATTACCGAAGAACGACCCCTGATCCAAACCCGCACACTGCAACAGTTAAAACAAGGCGGTCACGTGCTCGGAATTGTAACGGGCCGACCCCGGGATGAGGCGCGCTGGGCCTTGGACCGGTTCGGATGGCAGGAATATTTTTCTCTTTTGGTTCCCCGCGAAAATCAGGATAATCGCGGAAAACCCGATCCCTATCCGCTCCTGTATGCAATGGCAATTCTTCAGGGAGCTGGCTTACCGATCCAGGCCGACCTGACCGTTTATATCGGGGATTCGGTTGATGATATGGCTGCGGCAGGTGCAGCGGGTATGTTGGCGATTGGTTTCGTCCCCCCTTACCTGGATTCGGATGCGCATACGCTCCTGTTGCATGAACATGGAGCAGATCTGGTCACGACGGACTTGGAGAGCCTCCCGGGAAAAATAAATTCCCCCAATGACTGGACATCTGTAGAATCATGA
- a CDS encoding transcription termination factor Rho, translating into MNQVELKTKRLPELKEIARQTGVGGWHALRKQELIHFILDHQNSKAVSSNGDLPRDPRQNGNPATEDGKFSSPPQQNSETTSDRESSTELARQNQTVVASNASSDSPSSAGTLPPKRTHFLREEKPRTGRKKPGKSVGPRKKTKSPNNSYSDPMSSPPRHDPDGRPPRGGRPGGRSKRHGPARRGRKDPRMSSKDDRRRRVHEPKPPFMGQFDPRKLDPDTMIEKTGVLEILPDGYGFLRSPDYNYLPSPEDIYVSPSQIKRFSLRLGDSVDGEIRPPKEGERYFALIHVKKINGQDPGSLDERQNFDYLTPLYPDEVLRLETRKHDMSMRVLDLFAPIGKGQRGLIVAQPKTGKTILLQKIANAISANHPEAHLIILLVDERPEEVTDMERHVKGEVVASTFDQEPSRHVEVANIVLEKAKRLVEAKQDVVILLDSITRLARAHNAVCPDSGRTISGGLDATALRGPKRFFGAARNVEEGGSLTIIGTALIDTGSRMDEVIFEEFKGTGNMELVLNREMADRRIFPAINVVMSGTRREELLIQEARLARIWILRKLLADMDPIQAMNFLLDRMRSTKSNDEFLVTMNS; encoded by the coding sequence ATGAACCAAGTTGAACTAAAAACCAAGAGACTTCCCGAACTGAAGGAAATTGCCCGACAGACGGGCGTTGGGGGATGGCATGCTCTGCGTAAGCAGGAGTTGATTCACTTCATTCTTGACCATCAGAATTCCAAAGCCGTTTCCAGCAACGGAGACCTTCCTCGTGATCCTCGGCAAAATGGGAACCCCGCAACCGAAGACGGAAAGTTTTCTTCTCCTCCCCAGCAAAACTCCGAAACGACCTCTGATCGTGAATCTTCTACCGAACTTGCTCGACAAAATCAAACGGTAGTTGCTTCGAACGCATCTTCTGATTCACCTAGTTCGGCTGGGACCTTGCCTCCCAAACGAACTCATTTTCTTCGTGAAGAAAAGCCTAGAACAGGCAGAAAAAAGCCTGGCAAATCTGTCGGGCCACGTAAAAAAACCAAATCACCAAACAACTCCTACTCTGATCCAATGTCGTCACCTCCACGCCACGACCCTGATGGAAGACCCCCAAGAGGAGGACGACCGGGAGGGCGTTCCAAAAGACATGGCCCCGCACGGCGCGGGCGAAAAGATCCCCGAATGTCTTCAAAAGATGATCGGCGCCGTCGCGTTCACGAGCCGAAACCACCATTCATGGGACAGTTTGATCCCCGCAAACTTGACCCGGACACGATGATTGAAAAGACCGGGGTCCTAGAAATTCTACCCGATGGGTATGGATTTCTGCGATCGCCGGATTATAATTATCTACCCAGCCCGGAGGATATTTATGTGTCTCCCAGCCAAATCAAGCGATTCAGTCTCCGGCTTGGAGATTCGGTGGATGGCGAAATCCGTCCCCCGAAAGAAGGGGAGCGGTACTTCGCACTCATCCACGTTAAGAAAATCAACGGGCAGGACCCAGGCTCTCTGGATGAACGGCAGAATTTTGACTATCTGACCCCCCTCTATCCCGATGAGGTCCTTCGCCTGGAAACGCGTAAACATGACATGTCCATGCGCGTCCTTGATCTTTTTGCCCCAATTGGGAAAGGGCAGCGGGGACTTATTGTTGCCCAGCCGAAAACGGGCAAAACCATTCTCCTACAGAAGATTGCGAACGCTATCAGTGCGAATCACCCAGAAGCACACCTGATCATCCTGTTGGTGGACGAACGACCGGAGGAAGTAACGGACATGGAGCGTCATGTAAAGGGGGAAGTGGTGGCATCCACCTTTGATCAGGAACCCTCACGACATGTGGAGGTGGCAAATATTGTGTTGGAAAAGGCAAAACGCCTCGTTGAAGCGAAGCAGGATGTGGTGATTCTTCTTGATTCGATTACCCGCTTAGCCCGTGCTCACAACGCCGTGTGCCCGGATTCGGGACGGACAATTTCCGGGGGGCTGGATGCCACGGCATTGAGAGGGCCAAAGCGTTTCTTCGGTGCTGCTCGCAATGTTGAAGAGGGCGGATCCCTGACCATTATCGGAACTGCATTGATCGATACAGGAAGCCGCATGGATGAAGTGATCTTTGAAGAGTTCAAAGGAACGGGGAATATGGAATTGGTCCTGAACCGAGAAATGGCAGATCGTCGTATCTTCCCTGCAATTAACGTAGTCATGAGTGGAACCCGACGGGAAGAACTGCTGATTCAGGAAGCACGCTTAGCCCGTATATGGATTCTGCGAAAGCTTCTGGCAGACATGGATCCAATCCAGGCGATGAACTTTCTGCTTGACCGGATGCGGTCTACCAAAAGCAATGACGAGTTTTTGGTGACCATGAACTCCTAA